The proteins below are encoded in one region of Toxoplasma gondii ME49 chromosome IV, whole genome shotgun sequence:
- the SRS16B gene encoding SAG-related sequence SRS16B (encoded by transcript TGME49_320190~Gene product name based on ToxoDB Community Expert Annotation.~Signal peptide predicted by SignalP 2.0 HMM (probability 0.688) with cleavage site probability 0.503 at residue 39~Predicted trans-membrane domain (TMHMM2.0):20-39), giving the protein MERTGNMQQRLGGFKSQVRKLMAVCIGGILLLSSGQGLADSLHEGLQSLSLKSQVGVSSKVDVTGTHAKCEFSTAGAGSSTAVSKQSLTLSKGSLTATLECTAKDGGTISSIPNPLAGNVCVTKQKQSETPCNFGENGGAAASVQVPLKDVLGTTSAVQWMNTTAEQKAIQSQKWTLKLNEEDLPISDKTFDVGCTYTTTGKAAANPAVCQLTVNVKARASSVADENVVTCSYGAESNSEALKVDMTTTRNTVTIDCGSEGTLNPAADSAQYCNPQNKDLDDCKKKFVDILPNFVISWWKTPTPGNASILTIPAADFPESEQQFRLGCVPNKAPQSDSQDTRVDNQSQVQSRTSAPTTCSVLVTVKAASSASYASPSLQTLIAVSGAAVVSGFVVASL; this is encoded by the coding sequence ATGGAAAGGACAGGCAATATGCAGCAACGGCTTGGAGGGTTCAAGTCCCAAGTCCGAAAGTTGATGGCAGTTTGTATCGGTGGAATTTTGTTGCTCTCTAGCGGACAGGGTCTTGCCGACAGTCTGCATGAAGGACTTCAGAGTCTCAGTTTGAAGTCTCAAGTCGGCGTGAGTTCCAAGGTAGATGTCACGGGGACACATGCGAAGTGTGAATTTTCTACGGCAGGCGCGGGATCTAGCACTGCAGTTAGTAAACAGAGCCTGACGTTGTCAAAAGGAAGTCTCACGGCCACTCTGGAGTGTACCGCTAAAGACGGTGGAACCATCTCATCGATTCCTAATCCTCTGGCTGGAAATGTGTGTGTTacaaaacagaaacagagtgAAACACCATGCAATTTTGGGGAAAACGGAGGCGCCGCGGCGAGCGTCCAGGTTCCATTGAAAGACGTACTTGGGACGACAAGCGCTGTTCAGTGGATGAATACCACTGCGGAACAGAAAGCCATTCAATCTCAAAAGTGGACGCTGAAGCTGAATGAAGAAGACCTTCCTATATCCGACAAGACCTTTGAcgtcgggtgtacatacaccacCACCGGCAAAGCAGCTGCAAATCCCGCAGTGTGCCAGCTCACAGTCAATGTGAAAGCAAGAGCCTCTTCTGTTGCAGACGAGAACGTCGTCACATGCTCCTACGGCGCCGAGAGCAACTCAGAGGCTTTGAAGGTGGATATGACAACAACAAGGAACACGGTGACCATTGACTGTGGGTCGGAGGGCACTTTGAATCCTGCCGCAGATAGCGCCCAATACTGCAACCCACAGAACAAAGACTTGGATGATTGCAAGAAGAAGTTTGTCGATATTCTGCCGAATTTTGTGATTAGCTGGTGGAAAACGCCGACGCCTGGCAATGCCTCTATACTGACAATCCCAGCGGCGGACTTCCCAGAATCAGAGCAGCAGTTCCGTTTGGGTTGTGTCCCCAACAAAGCCCCGCAAAGCGATTCACAAGATACCAGGGTTGATAACCAAAGTCAAGTTCAGTCACGGACTTCCGCACCGACGACCTGCAGTGTGTTGGTGACTGTCAAGGCTGCCAGTTCTGCTTCGTACGCGTCACCAAGTCTTCAGACGTTGATTGCAGTCTCAGGCGCGGCGGTGGTGTCGGGGTTCGTTGTTGCTTCATTGTAA